One part of the Glycine soja cultivar W05 chromosome 11, ASM419377v2, whole genome shotgun sequence genome encodes these proteins:
- the LOC114373694 gene encoding transcription factor TGA9-like isoform X3: MASQRIGETGLSESGPSSHHIPYGVLHGINTSSSALINQGSAFDFGELEEAIVLQGIKIRNDEAKASALFTGRPSATLEMFPSWPMRFQQTSRGGSKSGEESSDSGSGVNTLSSKNELQFETESPISIKASSSDHHQAFDQHLQQQQQQQQQHETATAGTSSQNQSAAKSPQEKTLRRLAQNREAARKSRLRKKAYVQQLESSRLKLTHLEQDLQRARSQGVFMGCGGAGGSISSGAAMFDMEYAKWLEDDQRHIAELRSGLQTPLSDGELRVIVDGFLSHYDEVFRLKGVAAKTDVFHLINGTWTSPAERCFLWIGGFKPSELITMLIPQLEPLAEQQIMVICELGHSSLQTEEALSQGLEQLQQSLVDTIAGGPIADGVQQMVAAMTKLGHLEEFVAQADNLRQQTLHQLCRLLTVRQAARCFLVIGEYYGRLRALSSLWASRPRESLISDDNSCQTTTELQMVQSSQNHFSSF, encoded by the exons ATGGCGAGCCAAAGAATAGGAGAAACGGGTTTGTCTGAGTCAGGACCTTCAAGTCACCATATCCCTTATGGAGTTCTTCATGGGATTAATACTTCATCATCAGCCCTAAT CAATCAAGGGTCAGCTTTTGATTTTGGAGAGCTGGAAGAGGCTATTGTTCTGCAAGGAATTAAGATAAGAAATGATGAAGCCAAAGCAT CAGCTTTATTCACAGGCAGGCCTTCAGCCACACTGGAAATGTTCCCTTCATGGCCAATGAGATTCCAGCAAACCTCAAGA GGAGGTTCAAAGTCAGGAGAGGAAAGCAGTGATTCAGGATCAGGAGTGAACACTCTTTCAAGCAAAAATGAGCTCCAATTTGAAACAGAATCTCCAATAAGCATAAAAGCATCTTCTTCAGATCATCATCAGGCTTTTGATCAGCACCTtcaacaacagcagcagcaacaacaacaacacgaGACAGCAACAGCAGGCACATCATCACAGAATCAATCAGCAGCCAAATCACCTCAAGAAAAG ACACTGAGACGTTTAGCTCAAAACAGAGAAGCTGCAAGGAAAAGCCGTCTCAGGAAAAAG GCTTATGTGCAGCAACTAGAGTCAAGTAGATTAAAGCTCACACACCTTGAACAAGACCTTCAAAGAGCTCGCTCTCAG ggTGTGTTTATGGGATGTGGTGGTGCTGGTGGCAGTATAAGTTCTG GAGCTGCAATGTTTGACATGGAGTATGCAAAATGGTTAGAGGATGACCAGCGGCACATAGCGGAGCTCCGGTCGGGGCTGCAGACGCCGCTGTCGGACGGCGAACTAAGAGTGATTGTGGATGGATTTCTGTCTCATTATGATGAAGTTTTCAGGCTGAAAGGGGTGGCTGCTAAAACAGATGTGTTTCATCTTATTAATGGCACATGGACTTCACCAGCTGAGAGATGCTTCCTCTGGATAGGTGGTTTTAAACCATCAGAGCTCATCACA ATGTTGATACCACAGTTAGAGCCCCTGGCGGAGCAGCAAATTATGGTCATATGTGAACTCGGGCATTCGTCACTGCAAACAGAAGAAGCTCTCAGTCAAGGTCTTGAACAGCTTCAGCAGTCTCTTGTTGACACCATTGCCGGCGGGCCCATCGCCGACGGTGTTCAACAGATGGTGGCAGCCATGACCAAGCTTGGCCaccttgaagaatttgttgCTCAG GCTGATAATTTGAGGCAACAAACCCTTCACCAATTATGTCGATTGCTGACAGTTCGTCAAGCAGCAAGGTGTTTTCTTGTGATTGGAGAGTATTATGGCCGTCTTAGAGCCCTTAGTTCTCTTTGGGCATCAAGACCACGAGA GTCATTGATCAGTGATGATAACTCATGCCAAACAACCACTGAATTGCAAATGGTTCAATCTTCTCAGAATCATTTCTCAAGTTTCTGA
- the LOC114373694 gene encoding transcription factor TGA9-like isoform X1, whose product MASQRIGETGLSESGPSSHHIPYGVLHGINTSSSALINQGSAFDFGELEEAIVLQGIKIRNDEAKASALFTGRPSATLEMFPSWPMRFQQTSRGGSKSGEESSDSGSGVNTLSSKNELQFETESPISIKASSSDHHQAFDQHLQQQQQQQQQHETATAGTSSQNQSAAKSPQEKRKGAGYTSEKPLDAKTLRRLAQNREAARKSRLRKKAYVQQLESSRLKLTHLEQDLQRARSQGVFMGCGGAGGSISSGAAMFDMEYAKWLEDDQRHIAELRSGLQTPLSDGELRVIVDGFLSHYDEVFRLKGVAAKTDVFHLINGTWTSPAERCFLWIGGFKPSELITMLIPQLEPLAEQQIMVICELGHSSLQTEEALSQGLEQLQQSLVDTIAGGPIADGVQQMVAAMTKLGHLEEFVAQADNLRQQTLHQLCRLLTVRQAARCFLVIGEYYGRLRALSSLWASRPRESLISDDNSCQTTTELQMVQSSQNHFSSF is encoded by the exons ATGGCGAGCCAAAGAATAGGAGAAACGGGTTTGTCTGAGTCAGGACCTTCAAGTCACCATATCCCTTATGGAGTTCTTCATGGGATTAATACTTCATCATCAGCCCTAAT CAATCAAGGGTCAGCTTTTGATTTTGGAGAGCTGGAAGAGGCTATTGTTCTGCAAGGAATTAAGATAAGAAATGATGAAGCCAAAGCAT CAGCTTTATTCACAGGCAGGCCTTCAGCCACACTGGAAATGTTCCCTTCATGGCCAATGAGATTCCAGCAAACCTCAAGA GGAGGTTCAAAGTCAGGAGAGGAAAGCAGTGATTCAGGATCAGGAGTGAACACTCTTTCAAGCAAAAATGAGCTCCAATTTGAAACAGAATCTCCAATAAGCATAAAAGCATCTTCTTCAGATCATCATCAGGCTTTTGATCAGCACCTtcaacaacagcagcagcaacaacaacaacacgaGACAGCAACAGCAGGCACATCATCACAGAATCAATCAGCAGCCAAATCACCTCAAGAAAAG AGGAAAGGAGCTGGTTACACATCAGAGAAGCCACTTGATGCAAAG ACACTGAGACGTTTAGCTCAAAACAGAGAAGCTGCAAGGAAAAGCCGTCTCAGGAAAAAG GCTTATGTGCAGCAACTAGAGTCAAGTAGATTAAAGCTCACACACCTTGAACAAGACCTTCAAAGAGCTCGCTCTCAG ggTGTGTTTATGGGATGTGGTGGTGCTGGTGGCAGTATAAGTTCTG GAGCTGCAATGTTTGACATGGAGTATGCAAAATGGTTAGAGGATGACCAGCGGCACATAGCGGAGCTCCGGTCGGGGCTGCAGACGCCGCTGTCGGACGGCGAACTAAGAGTGATTGTGGATGGATTTCTGTCTCATTATGATGAAGTTTTCAGGCTGAAAGGGGTGGCTGCTAAAACAGATGTGTTTCATCTTATTAATGGCACATGGACTTCACCAGCTGAGAGATGCTTCCTCTGGATAGGTGGTTTTAAACCATCAGAGCTCATCACA ATGTTGATACCACAGTTAGAGCCCCTGGCGGAGCAGCAAATTATGGTCATATGTGAACTCGGGCATTCGTCACTGCAAACAGAAGAAGCTCTCAGTCAAGGTCTTGAACAGCTTCAGCAGTCTCTTGTTGACACCATTGCCGGCGGGCCCATCGCCGACGGTGTTCAACAGATGGTGGCAGCCATGACCAAGCTTGGCCaccttgaagaatttgttgCTCAG GCTGATAATTTGAGGCAACAAACCCTTCACCAATTATGTCGATTGCTGACAGTTCGTCAAGCAGCAAGGTGTTTTCTTGTGATTGGAGAGTATTATGGCCGTCTTAGAGCCCTTAGTTCTCTTTGGGCATCAAGACCACGAGA GTCATTGATCAGTGATGATAACTCATGCCAAACAACCACTGAATTGCAAATGGTTCAATCTTCTCAGAATCATTTCTCAAGTTTCTGA
- the LOC114373694 gene encoding transcription factor TGA9-like isoform X2: protein MASQRIGETGLSESGPSSHHIPYGVLHGINTSSSALINQGSAFDFGELEEAIVLQGIKIRNDEAKASLFTGRPSATLEMFPSWPMRFQQTSRGGSKSGEESSDSGSGVNTLSSKNELQFETESPISIKASSSDHHQAFDQHLQQQQQQQQQHETATAGTSSQNQSAAKSPQEKRKGAGYTSEKPLDAKTLRRLAQNREAARKSRLRKKAYVQQLESSRLKLTHLEQDLQRARSQGVFMGCGGAGGSISSGAAMFDMEYAKWLEDDQRHIAELRSGLQTPLSDGELRVIVDGFLSHYDEVFRLKGVAAKTDVFHLINGTWTSPAERCFLWIGGFKPSELITMLIPQLEPLAEQQIMVICELGHSSLQTEEALSQGLEQLQQSLVDTIAGGPIADGVQQMVAAMTKLGHLEEFVAQADNLRQQTLHQLCRLLTVRQAARCFLVIGEYYGRLRALSSLWASRPRESLISDDNSCQTTTELQMVQSSQNHFSSF, encoded by the exons ATGGCGAGCCAAAGAATAGGAGAAACGGGTTTGTCTGAGTCAGGACCTTCAAGTCACCATATCCCTTATGGAGTTCTTCATGGGATTAATACTTCATCATCAGCCCTAAT CAATCAAGGGTCAGCTTTTGATTTTGGAGAGCTGGAAGAGGCTATTGTTCTGCAAGGAATTAAGATAAGAAATGATGAAGCCAAAGCAT CTTTATTCACAGGCAGGCCTTCAGCCACACTGGAAATGTTCCCTTCATGGCCAATGAGATTCCAGCAAACCTCAAGA GGAGGTTCAAAGTCAGGAGAGGAAAGCAGTGATTCAGGATCAGGAGTGAACACTCTTTCAAGCAAAAATGAGCTCCAATTTGAAACAGAATCTCCAATAAGCATAAAAGCATCTTCTTCAGATCATCATCAGGCTTTTGATCAGCACCTtcaacaacagcagcagcaacaacaacaacacgaGACAGCAACAGCAGGCACATCATCACAGAATCAATCAGCAGCCAAATCACCTCAAGAAAAG AGGAAAGGAGCTGGTTACACATCAGAGAAGCCACTTGATGCAAAG ACACTGAGACGTTTAGCTCAAAACAGAGAAGCTGCAAGGAAAAGCCGTCTCAGGAAAAAG GCTTATGTGCAGCAACTAGAGTCAAGTAGATTAAAGCTCACACACCTTGAACAAGACCTTCAAAGAGCTCGCTCTCAG ggTGTGTTTATGGGATGTGGTGGTGCTGGTGGCAGTATAAGTTCTG GAGCTGCAATGTTTGACATGGAGTATGCAAAATGGTTAGAGGATGACCAGCGGCACATAGCGGAGCTCCGGTCGGGGCTGCAGACGCCGCTGTCGGACGGCGAACTAAGAGTGATTGTGGATGGATTTCTGTCTCATTATGATGAAGTTTTCAGGCTGAAAGGGGTGGCTGCTAAAACAGATGTGTTTCATCTTATTAATGGCACATGGACTTCACCAGCTGAGAGATGCTTCCTCTGGATAGGTGGTTTTAAACCATCAGAGCTCATCACA ATGTTGATACCACAGTTAGAGCCCCTGGCGGAGCAGCAAATTATGGTCATATGTGAACTCGGGCATTCGTCACTGCAAACAGAAGAAGCTCTCAGTCAAGGTCTTGAACAGCTTCAGCAGTCTCTTGTTGACACCATTGCCGGCGGGCCCATCGCCGACGGTGTTCAACAGATGGTGGCAGCCATGACCAAGCTTGGCCaccttgaagaatttgttgCTCAG GCTGATAATTTGAGGCAACAAACCCTTCACCAATTATGTCGATTGCTGACAGTTCGTCAAGCAGCAAGGTGTTTTCTTGTGATTGGAGAGTATTATGGCCGTCTTAGAGCCCTTAGTTCTCTTTGGGCATCAAGACCACGAGA GTCATTGATCAGTGATGATAACTCATGCCAAACAACCACTGAATTGCAAATGGTTCAATCTTCTCAGAATCATTTCTCAAGTTTCTGA